From Toxorhynchites rutilus septentrionalis strain SRP chromosome 2, ASM2978413v1, whole genome shotgun sequence, a single genomic window includes:
- the LOC129771020 gene encoding pyrroline-5-carboxylate reductase 2 isoform X2, producing the protein MFLNVTLLTGLTKGENLSASFHPSDLPNIEAFNTIGAKTFVENLPVVQRSEVIFISVKPSVISNVLANVRPASTGKLFISIAMGVSLAELEKSLEPKARIIRVMPNTPALVRSAASVYVRGKTANAEDCTLTKTLFEAIGTCEEVPENMMDPVTALSGSGPAYIFVLIEALADGGVKMGLPRDLAYRLASQTVLGAGKLVLESGRHPGQLKDDVTSPAGSTAAGLAFLEKNAFRHAVTGAVEAATLRCREVSSSK; encoded by the exons GTCTAACCAAAGGAGAGAACCTGAGCGCTAGTTTCCATCCATCCGATCTGCCCAACATTGAAGCGTTCAATACGATTGGAGCGAAAACATTTGTGGAAAACCTTCCGGTAGTCCAACGCTCCGAAGTAATCTTCATTTCAGTGAAACCATCGGTCATTTCGAACGTTTTAGCTAACGTTAGACCTGCCAGTACTGGTAAATTGTTTATCTCCATTGCGATGGGCGTATCACTTGCGGAACTGGAAAAG TCTCTCGAACCGAAGGCACGTATCATCAGAGTCATGCCCAATACACCAGCGCTGGTCCGAAGTGCAGCTTCGGTTTATGTTAGGGGTAAAACAGCAAACGCTGAAGATTGTACCCTAACGAAGACTCTTTTCGAAGCCATCGGTACCTGCGAGGAAGTGCCAGAGAATATGATGGATCCTGTAACAGCACTGTCTGGAAGCGGTCCTGCATATATTTTTGTGTTGATTGAGGCTCTTGCCGACGGGGGAGtcaaaatgggattgccacgcgATTTGGCATATCGATTAGCTTCCCAAACTGTATTAGGAGCTGGGAAGCTTGTATTGGAATCTGGCAGACATCCAGGGCAGTTGAAAGATGATGTAACAAGTCCAGCAGGATCAACAGCCGCCGGACTGGCATTCTTGGAGAAGAATG CCTTCCGACATGCCGTTACCGGAGCGGTTGAGGCCGCGACACTTCGCTGTCGTGAAGTTTCTAGCAGCAAATGA
- the LOC129771020 gene encoding pyrroline-5-carboxylate reductase 2 isoform X3, translated as MGVSLAELEKSLEPKARIIRVMPNTPALVRSAASVYVRGKTANAEDCTLTKTLFEAIGTCEEVPENMMDPVTALSGSGPAYIFVLIEALADGGVKMGLPRDLAYRLASQTVLGAGKLVLESGRHPGQLKDDVTSPAGSTAAGLAFLEKNAFRHAVTGAVEAATLRCREVSSSK; from the exons ATGGGCGTATCACTTGCGGAACTGGAAAAG TCTCTCGAACCGAAGGCACGTATCATCAGAGTCATGCCCAATACACCAGCGCTGGTCCGAAGTGCAGCTTCGGTTTATGTTAGGGGTAAAACAGCAAACGCTGAAGATTGTACCCTAACGAAGACTCTTTTCGAAGCCATCGGTACCTGCGAGGAAGTGCCAGAGAATATGATGGATCCTGTAACAGCACTGTCTGGAAGCGGTCCTGCATATATTTTTGTGTTGATTGAGGCTCTTGCCGACGGGGGAGtcaaaatgggattgccacgcgATTTGGCATATCGATTAGCTTCCCAAACTGTATTAGGAGCTGGGAAGCTTGTATTGGAATCTGGCAGACATCCAGGGCAGTTGAAAGATGATGTAACAAGTCCAGCAGGATCAACAGCCGCCGGACTGGCATTCTTGGAGAAGAATG CCTTCCGACATGCCGTTACCGGAGCGGTTGAGGCCGCGACACTTCGCTGTCGTGAAGTTTCTAGCAGCAAATGA
- the LOC129771020 gene encoding pyrroline-5-carboxylate reductase 2 isoform X1: MSKILNIGFLGGGKMAQAMAKGFISAGLTKGENLSASFHPSDLPNIEAFNTIGAKTFVENLPVVQRSEVIFISVKPSVISNVLANVRPASTGKLFISIAMGVSLAELEKSLEPKARIIRVMPNTPALVRSAASVYVRGKTANAEDCTLTKTLFEAIGTCEEVPENMMDPVTALSGSGPAYIFVLIEALADGGVKMGLPRDLAYRLASQTVLGAGKLVLESGRHPGQLKDDVTSPAGSTAAGLAFLEKNAFRHAVTGAVEAATLRCREVSSSK, from the exons GTCTAACCAAAGGAGAGAACCTGAGCGCTAGTTTCCATCCATCCGATCTGCCCAACATTGAAGCGTTCAATACGATTGGAGCGAAAACATTTGTGGAAAACCTTCCGGTAGTCCAACGCTCCGAAGTAATCTTCATTTCAGTGAAACCATCGGTCATTTCGAACGTTTTAGCTAACGTTAGACCTGCCAGTACTGGTAAATTGTTTATCTCCATTGCGATGGGCGTATCACTTGCGGAACTGGAAAAG TCTCTCGAACCGAAGGCACGTATCATCAGAGTCATGCCCAATACACCAGCGCTGGTCCGAAGTGCAGCTTCGGTTTATGTTAGGGGTAAAACAGCAAACGCTGAAGATTGTACCCTAACGAAGACTCTTTTCGAAGCCATCGGTACCTGCGAGGAAGTGCCAGAGAATATGATGGATCCTGTAACAGCACTGTCTGGAAGCGGTCCTGCATATATTTTTGTGTTGATTGAGGCTCTTGCCGACGGGGGAGtcaaaatgggattgccacgcgATTTGGCATATCGATTAGCTTCCCAAACTGTATTAGGAGCTGGGAAGCTTGTATTGGAATCTGGCAGACATCCAGGGCAGTTGAAAGATGATGTAACAAGTCCAGCAGGATCAACAGCCGCCGGACTGGCATTCTTGGAGAAGAATG CCTTCCGACATGCCGTTACCGGAGCGGTTGAGGCCGCGACACTTCGCTGTCGTGAAGTTTCTAGCAGCAAATGA